A region from the Malus domestica chromosome 07, GDT2T_hap1 genome encodes:
- the LOC103404507 gene encoding uncharacterized protein isoform X1, whose translation MPIPNPKFPHESLMTQDQLIDSLTSHISLFHSHSNSSDLKPNHNPNPNPNPNPRSSILKWFSSLTVHQRQAHLTAVDPNFVRVLVQMLGRVRANGHGFFIILPDLPSGDLPTLCFKRSSGLLCRVAESNELERRVFESTRLFSSREGEKVEECSCSVRDIDTVTVSEDLVENLDGFVEAMDEISNGGFLRGEESDLGSDWVELKWLKDKGYYSMEAFVANRLEVALRLAWLNCSNGKKRGVKLKEKMTAVCLAANVYWRKKGCVDWWENLDAATRRNVLTSVLGKAAKPLILEILKTCSEAGDEMWLFNRGGEQPLRYNQIASMQKTVPKRVADIEFGSSIIPASLSGRPSLVAGFNNLFLLQDIVMMISLCNHSEYDIGKLFYSTLSSVSTISDFILRKVRGFLMVILLECTKMELLADGNEKPLSKKSKAKPSAFSRKSKGKNRNVKRPNPVPRSCADDFLCEKSLKDRNCTLAHKKKADSGESKKIPGIHQEVEISKEALSSKDEMEHAQTVVAKAQTAARKGRKEKGKNKITGCKNSGDVIKSERSVMEASSSSVIPEDCTAKSYPVSSDSAFKSKTGDNSASCNILVTNSISPGSGNGPTEDDDATQSIQENYPVGSRASSSHTFFENYNSSNNSTEIQIKSSGSVVPSPLPAVDHKIFSHIDIDFQNEQAGKSDIKDVAPDKGMRVDDVEKEAIPFQDQEHGNHLCDTGTPCSYESCQYEWPGVACAYYPPVNPHLPPATDRLHLDVGHNWQNHFRQSFLPTIHQARSSPIQGRCNPILTRPLPMSLDWPPVVRSARGLALSRTFNYDSGFISKKQCSFPQVFSTHSVKINATNVDNERKYSWDCTDLPDPATAYELADECEGHWISEDEVEVQAFAGVDYNQYFGGGVMYWNPSDHPGTVFSRPPSLSSDDSSWAWREADMNRAVDDMVAFSSSYSTNGLTSPTASFCSPFDPLGSGNQALGYVMPGSDVPGKVLHSSSAMTDTAADEESSGSLADVNGDVEGKTGDSLTYPILRPIIIPNISRERSREFKRSYDRRSPCVPPTRREQPRIKRPPSPVVLSVPQAPRPPPPSPVSDARKNRGFPTVRSGSSSPRHWGMRGWFHDGANLEETCLRMDGAEVVWPLRSNNISGRPLIQALPAPLLQDRLIAISQLARDQEHPDVALPLQPPDLHNCPIRKVSLSLMHSLVHDDIDLFCKQVAAENMARKPYINWAVKRVTRSLQVLWPRSRTNIFGSTATGLSLPTSDVDLVVCLPPVRNLEPIKEAGILEGRNGIKETCLQHAARYLVNQDWVKNDSLKTVENTAIPVIMLVVEVPHDLIVSSASNVQSPKEEPPPMSGEHGTNVNSSVVALEESVVPKCSQINDDATKDSVSVRIDISFKSPSHTGLQTTQLVKDLTEQFPAATPLALVLKQFLADRSLDQSYSGGLSSYCLVSNATYFKVLLITRFLQHEYHLGRPINQNFGSLLMNFLYFFGNVFDPRQMRISVQGSGVYIKRERGCSIDPIHIDDPLFPTNNVGRNCFRIHQCIKAFSEAHSILENELASLPNDGGDDACSRPPYRLLWKIIPSIDLS comes from the exons ATGCCGATTCCAAACCCTAAATTCCCTCACGAATCGCTCATGACTCAGGACCAACTCATTGACTCGCTCACCTCCCACATCTCCCTCTTCCACTCTCACTCCAATTCCTCAGACCTCAAACCCAACcataaccctaaccctaaccctaaccctaaccctaggtCCTCGATCCTCAAATGGTTCTCATCTCTCACCGTCCACCAGCGCCAAGCTCACCTCACCGCCGTAGATCCCAATTTCGTACGGGTCCTCGTTCAAATGCTCGGCAGGGTCCGTGCCAACGGCCATGgcttcttcatcatcctccctGACCTCCCCTCCGGCGACCTTCCCACCCTCTGTTTTAAGAGGTCGAGTGGGCTTCTGTGTAGGGTGGCCGAGTCGAACGAGCTGGAGAGGAGGGTTTTCGAGTCGACTCGGTTGTTTTCTTCGAGGGAAGGGGAAAAGGTGGAGGAGTGTTCGTGCTCGGTGAGGGATATCGATACGGTTACGGTGAGTGAGGATTTGGTGGAGAATTTGGATGGGTTTGTGGAGGCAATGGATGAAATATCAAATGGGGGGTTTTTGAGGGGGGAAGAGAGTGACTTGGGATCAGATTGGGTCGAATTGAAGTGGTTGAAGGATAAAGGGTATTACAGTATGGAAGCATTTGTGGCAAATCGGTTGGAGGTGGCGTTGAGGTTGGCGTGGCTGAATTGTAGTAATGGGAAGAAAAGAGGggtgaaattgaaagaaaagatgaCCGCTGTGTGCTTGGCGGCCAATGTGTATTGGAGGAAGAAGGGGTGTGTAGACTGGTGGGAAAATTTGGATGCAGCAACAAGGAGAAATGTTTTGACATCGGTGTTGGGCAAAGCAGCGAAACCTTTG ATTCTTGAGATCCTGAAGACATGTAGTGAGGCGGGAGATGAAATGTGGCTCTTCAATAGAGGAGGAGAACAACCACTGAGGTACAACCAAATTGCATCTATGCAAAAGACAGTTCCAAAACGTGTGGCTGACATAGAATTTGGGTCAAGCATTATCCCGGCTTCTCTTTCTGGAAGACCTTCCTTAGTCGCGGGGTTTAATAATCTCTTTCTGCTTCAGGATATAGTAATGATGATATCCTTATGTAACCACAGTGAATATGATATAGGGAAACTCTTTTATAGCACACTGAGTTCAGTTTCTACCATTTCTGATTTTATATTAAGAAAAGTACGGGGATTTCTTATGGTTATTTTGCTTGAATGCACAAAAATGGAACTTCTAGCAGATGGAAATGAAAAACCCTTATCTAAGAAATCCAAGGCAAAGCCTAGTGCTTTTAGCCGTAAAAGTAAGGGGAAGAACCGCAATGTGAAAAGACCAAATCCTGTTCCTAGGTCATGTGCGGATGATTTTTTGTGTGAAAAGTCTCTCAAG GATCGTAATTGTACATTGGCTCATAAAAAAAAGGCAGATTCTGGGGAGTCTAAGAAGATTCCTGGTATACATCAGGAGGTGGAAATTTCCAAAGAGGCATTATCGTCGAAAGATGAAATG GAACATGCACAAACAGTGGTTGCAAAAGCTCAAACTGCTGCAAGGAAGGGtaggaaagaaaaaggaaaaaacaaaataactgGTTGTAAGAATTCTGGTGATGTAATAAAATCCGAAAGATCAGTCATggaagcttcttcttcttctgtcaTTCCTGAAGATTGCACAGCAAAGTCTTATCCCGTTTCTAGTGATTCAGCTTTCAAGAGCAAGACTGGTGATAATTCAGCTAGTTGTAACATCCTTGTGACAAATTCGATTTCTCCTGGTTCTGGCAATGGGCCAACTGAGGATGACGATGCCACCCAAAGCATTCAAGAGAATTATCCTGTTGGTTCTAGAGCAAGTTCCAGTCATACATTTTTCGAAAATTACAATTCATCAAACAATAGTActgaaattcaaataaaatcGTCTGGTAGTGTAGTACCTTCTCCTCTGCCCGCAGTGGATCATAAGATTTTCAGCCACATAGATATTGACTTTCAGAACGAGCAAGCTGGCAAATCTGATATAAAAGATGTTGCACCAGACAAAGGAATGAGAGTTGATGATGTGGAAAAGGAAGCCATTCCGTTTCAGGACCAAGAACATGGAAATCATCTATGTGATACTGGAACCCCATGTTCTTATGAAAGCTGTCAATATGAGTGGCCTGGTGTAGCTTGCGCCTATTATCCACCTGTTAACCCACATCTCCCACCCGCCACTGACCGATTGCATCTGGATGTTGGTCATAACTGGCAGAATCACTTTCGCCAGTCTTTCCTACCAACTATACATCAGGCGAGAAGTTCTCCAATTCAAGGCAGGTGTAATCCAATTCTGACTCGACCACTGCCAATGAGTTTAGACTGGCCTCCAGTGGTTCGAAGTGCTCGTGGATTGGCTCTATCGCGAACCTTTAATTATGATTCTGGATTCATCTCAAAGAAGCAGTGTAGTTTTCCACAGGTTTTTTCCACCCATAGTGTCAAGATTAATGCAACAAATGTGGACAACGAAAGGAAGTATTCTTGGGATTGCACGGACCTACCTGATCCAGCAACGGCATATGAACTAGCAGATGAATGTGAGGGCCACTGGATATCAGAGGATGAAGTTGAGGTGCAAGCATTTGCTGGGGTAGACTATAATCAGTACTTTGGAGGTGGTGTGATGTACTGGAATCCTTCTGATCATCCAGGGACGGTTTTCTCTCGCCCTCCTTCCCTTAGTTCTGATGATAGCTCATGGGCTTGGCGGGAAGCTGACATGAATAGGGCTGTCGATGATATGGTTGCATTTTCTTCTTCATATAGTACAAATGGTTTGACTTCACCTACTGCTTCCTTTTGTTCTCCTTTTGATCCTTTGGGATCAGGAAACCAGGCTCTTGGTTATGTTATGCCTGGAAGCGATGTACCAGGCAAGGTGCTGCATTCCTCATCAGCAATGACAGACACAGCAGCAGATGAGGAATCCTCTGGATCTTTGGCTGATGTAAATGGTGATGTTGAAGGGAAGACAGGAGACTCGCTTACTTATCCCATTTTACGGCCAATCATCATTCCAAACATTTCAAGAGAAAGGTCAAGAGAGTTTAAGCGTAGTTATGATCGCAGAAGCCCATGTGTTCCTCCTACAAGGCGTGAGCAACCTCGGATAAAGCGGCCACCATCGCCCGTGGTGCTTTCTGTTCCACAGGCCCCACGACCACCTCCACCCTCTCCTGTGAGTGACGCCAGGAAAAACAGGGGCTTTCCAACTGTTCGGTCTGGTAGCTCTAGCCCAAGGCACTGGGGTATGAGAGGATGGTTCCATGATGGAGCTAACTTGGAGGAAACTTGTTTGCGCATGGATGGTGCTGAAGTTGTTTGGCCTTTAAGAAGTAATAATATTTCTGGCCGTCCATTGATTCAAGCTCTTCCTGCACCCTTGTTGCAGGATCGATTGATTGCTATTTCTCAACTTGCTCGTGATCAAGAACAT CCAGATGTTGCATTGCCCCTACAACCGCCTGATTTGCATAACTGTCCTATCCGGAAGGTGTCTCTTTCTTTGATGCACAGCCTTGTCCACGATGACATTGACCTTTTCTGCAAGCAG GTGGCTGCAGAGAATATGGCTAGGAAGCCCTACATAAATTGGGCTGTTAAGCGGGTTACAAGGTCTCTCCAGGTACTTTGGCCCAGGTCCAGGACAAACATATTTGGTTCAACTGCAACCGGTTTGTCACTTCCAACAAGTGATGTGGACCTTGTGGTTTGTCTACCTCCTGTGAGGAACCTG GAACCCATTAAAGAAGCTGGGATATTGGAGGGGCGTAATGGTATCAAAGAAACATGCCTTCAG CATGCCGCTAGGTATCTCGTCAATCAGGATTGGGTCAAAAATGATTCTCTTAAGACTGTGGAAAATACAGCT ATACCTGTTATAATGCTTGTGGTGGAAGTTCCCCATGATCTCATTGTCTCATCTGCTTCCAATGTACAATCTCCAAAAGAAGAGCCACCTCCCATGTCTGGTGAGCATGGCACTAATGTGAACTCGAGTGTGGTTGCTTTAGAAGAATCTGTGGTGCCCAAATGCTCACAGATAAATGACGATGCTACAAAGGATTCAGTATCAGTTCGTATTGACATCAGTTTCAAATCTCCATCTCATACAGGACTCCAAACTACACAACTG GTCAAGGATCTCACTGAGCAGTTTCCAGCTGCTACACCCCTTGCTTTGGTACTGAAACAGTTCTTGGCAGATCGTAGCCTTGATCAGTCTTACTCTGGTGGCTTGAGTTCCTACTGTTTGGTGAGTAATGCTACTTATTTCAAG GTATTACTTATTACACGTTTTCTTCAGCATGAGTATCATCTTGGCCGGCCCATCAACCAA AATTTTGGGAGCCTTCTGATGAATTTTCTCTACTTTTTTGG gAATGTGTTTGATCCTCGCCAAATGCGTATATCGGTACAGGGAAGTGGTGTTTATATTAAGAGGGAAAGAGGTTGTAG TATTGACCCGATACACATTGATGATCCCCTTTTTCCAACTAATAATGTGGGGCGTAATTGCTTCCGTATACATCAGTGTATCAAG GCATTTTCAGAAGCTCACTCTATTTTGGAGAATGAGTTGGCTTCTCTTCCCAATGACGGTGGTGATGATGCGTGCTCAAGGCCCCCATATAGACTTCTCTGGAAAATCATCCCAAGTATTGATCTATCGTAG
- the LOC103404507 gene encoding uncharacterized protein isoform X2 → MPIPNPKFPHESLMTQDQLIDSLTSHISLFHSHSNSSDLKPNHNPNPNPNPNPRSSILKWFSSLTVHQRQAHLTAVDPNFVRVLVQMLGRVRANGHGFFIILPDLPSGDLPTLCFKRSSGLLCRVAESNELERRVFESTRLFSSREGEKVEECSCSVRDIDTVTVSEDLVENLDGFVEAMDEISNGGFLRGEESDLGSDWVELKWLKDKGYYSMEAFVANRLEVALRLAWLNCSNGKKRGVKLKEKMTAVCLAANVYWRKKGCVDWWENLDAATRRNVLTSVLGKAAKPLILEILKTCSEAGDEMWLFNRGGEQPLRYNQIASMQKTVPKRVADIEFGSSIIPASLSGRPSLVAGFNNLFLLQDIVMMISLCNHSEYDIGKLFYSTLSSVSTISDFILRKVRGFLMVILLECTKMELLADGNEKPLSKKSKAKPSAFSRKSKGKNRNVKRPNPVPRSCADDFLCEKSLKDRNCTLAHKKKADSGESKKIPGIHQEVEISKEALSSKDEMEHAQTVVAKAQTAARKGRKEKGKNKITGCKNSGDVIKSERSVMEASSSSVIPEDCTAKSYPVSSDSAFKSKTGDNSASCNILVTNSISPGSGNGPTEDDDATQSIQENYPVGSRASSSHTFFENYNSSNNSTEIQIKSSGSVVPSPLPAVDHKIFSHIDIDFQNEQAGKSDIKDVAPDKGMRVDDVEKEAIPFQDQEHGNHLCDTGTPCSYESCQYEWPGVACAYYPPVNPHLPPATDRLHLDVGHNWQNHFRQSFLPTIHQARSSPIQGRCNPILTRPLPMSLDWPPVVRSARGLALSRTFNYDSGFISKKQCSFPQVFSTHSVKINATNVDNERKYSWDCTDLPDPATAYELADECEGHWISEDEVEVQAFAGVDYNQYFGGGVMYWNPSDHPGTVFSRPPSLSSDDSSWAWREADMNRAVDDMVAFSSSYSTNGLTSPTASFCSPFDPLGSGNQALGYVMPGSDVPGKVLHSSSAMTDTAADEESSGSLADVNGDVEGKTGDSLTYPILRPIIIPNISRERSREFKRSYDRRSPCVPPTRREQPRIKRPPSPVVLSVPQAPRPPPPSPVSDARKNRGFPTVRSGSSSPRHWGMRGWFHDGANLEETCLRMDGAEVVWPLRSNNISGRPLIQALPAPLLQDRLIAISQLARDQEHPDVALPLQPPDLHNCPIRKVSLSLMHSLVHDDIDLFCKQVAAENMARKPYINWAVKRVTRSLQVLWPRSRTNIFGSTATGLSLPTSDVDLVVCLPPVRNLEPIKEAGILEGRNGIKETCLQHAARYLVNQDWVKNDSLKTVENTAIPVIMLVVEVPHDLIVSSASNVQSPKEEPPPMSGEHGTNVNSSVVALEESVVPKCSQINDDATKDSVSVRIDISFKSPSHTGLQTTQLVKDLTEQFPAATPLALVLKQFLADRSLDQSYSGGLSSYCLVLLITRFLQHEYHLGRPINQNFGSLLMNFLYFFGNVFDPRQMRISVQGSGVYIKRERGCSIDPIHIDDPLFPTNNVGRNCFRIHQCIKAFSEAHSILENELASLPNDGGDDACSRPPYRLLWKIIPSIDLS, encoded by the exons ATGCCGATTCCAAACCCTAAATTCCCTCACGAATCGCTCATGACTCAGGACCAACTCATTGACTCGCTCACCTCCCACATCTCCCTCTTCCACTCTCACTCCAATTCCTCAGACCTCAAACCCAACcataaccctaaccctaaccctaaccctaaccctaggtCCTCGATCCTCAAATGGTTCTCATCTCTCACCGTCCACCAGCGCCAAGCTCACCTCACCGCCGTAGATCCCAATTTCGTACGGGTCCTCGTTCAAATGCTCGGCAGGGTCCGTGCCAACGGCCATGgcttcttcatcatcctccctGACCTCCCCTCCGGCGACCTTCCCACCCTCTGTTTTAAGAGGTCGAGTGGGCTTCTGTGTAGGGTGGCCGAGTCGAACGAGCTGGAGAGGAGGGTTTTCGAGTCGACTCGGTTGTTTTCTTCGAGGGAAGGGGAAAAGGTGGAGGAGTGTTCGTGCTCGGTGAGGGATATCGATACGGTTACGGTGAGTGAGGATTTGGTGGAGAATTTGGATGGGTTTGTGGAGGCAATGGATGAAATATCAAATGGGGGGTTTTTGAGGGGGGAAGAGAGTGACTTGGGATCAGATTGGGTCGAATTGAAGTGGTTGAAGGATAAAGGGTATTACAGTATGGAAGCATTTGTGGCAAATCGGTTGGAGGTGGCGTTGAGGTTGGCGTGGCTGAATTGTAGTAATGGGAAGAAAAGAGGggtgaaattgaaagaaaagatgaCCGCTGTGTGCTTGGCGGCCAATGTGTATTGGAGGAAGAAGGGGTGTGTAGACTGGTGGGAAAATTTGGATGCAGCAACAAGGAGAAATGTTTTGACATCGGTGTTGGGCAAAGCAGCGAAACCTTTG ATTCTTGAGATCCTGAAGACATGTAGTGAGGCGGGAGATGAAATGTGGCTCTTCAATAGAGGAGGAGAACAACCACTGAGGTACAACCAAATTGCATCTATGCAAAAGACAGTTCCAAAACGTGTGGCTGACATAGAATTTGGGTCAAGCATTATCCCGGCTTCTCTTTCTGGAAGACCTTCCTTAGTCGCGGGGTTTAATAATCTCTTTCTGCTTCAGGATATAGTAATGATGATATCCTTATGTAACCACAGTGAATATGATATAGGGAAACTCTTTTATAGCACACTGAGTTCAGTTTCTACCATTTCTGATTTTATATTAAGAAAAGTACGGGGATTTCTTATGGTTATTTTGCTTGAATGCACAAAAATGGAACTTCTAGCAGATGGAAATGAAAAACCCTTATCTAAGAAATCCAAGGCAAAGCCTAGTGCTTTTAGCCGTAAAAGTAAGGGGAAGAACCGCAATGTGAAAAGACCAAATCCTGTTCCTAGGTCATGTGCGGATGATTTTTTGTGTGAAAAGTCTCTCAAG GATCGTAATTGTACATTGGCTCATAAAAAAAAGGCAGATTCTGGGGAGTCTAAGAAGATTCCTGGTATACATCAGGAGGTGGAAATTTCCAAAGAGGCATTATCGTCGAAAGATGAAATG GAACATGCACAAACAGTGGTTGCAAAAGCTCAAACTGCTGCAAGGAAGGGtaggaaagaaaaaggaaaaaacaaaataactgGTTGTAAGAATTCTGGTGATGTAATAAAATCCGAAAGATCAGTCATggaagcttcttcttcttctgtcaTTCCTGAAGATTGCACAGCAAAGTCTTATCCCGTTTCTAGTGATTCAGCTTTCAAGAGCAAGACTGGTGATAATTCAGCTAGTTGTAACATCCTTGTGACAAATTCGATTTCTCCTGGTTCTGGCAATGGGCCAACTGAGGATGACGATGCCACCCAAAGCATTCAAGAGAATTATCCTGTTGGTTCTAGAGCAAGTTCCAGTCATACATTTTTCGAAAATTACAATTCATCAAACAATAGTActgaaattcaaataaaatcGTCTGGTAGTGTAGTACCTTCTCCTCTGCCCGCAGTGGATCATAAGATTTTCAGCCACATAGATATTGACTTTCAGAACGAGCAAGCTGGCAAATCTGATATAAAAGATGTTGCACCAGACAAAGGAATGAGAGTTGATGATGTGGAAAAGGAAGCCATTCCGTTTCAGGACCAAGAACATGGAAATCATCTATGTGATACTGGAACCCCATGTTCTTATGAAAGCTGTCAATATGAGTGGCCTGGTGTAGCTTGCGCCTATTATCCACCTGTTAACCCACATCTCCCACCCGCCACTGACCGATTGCATCTGGATGTTGGTCATAACTGGCAGAATCACTTTCGCCAGTCTTTCCTACCAACTATACATCAGGCGAGAAGTTCTCCAATTCAAGGCAGGTGTAATCCAATTCTGACTCGACCACTGCCAATGAGTTTAGACTGGCCTCCAGTGGTTCGAAGTGCTCGTGGATTGGCTCTATCGCGAACCTTTAATTATGATTCTGGATTCATCTCAAAGAAGCAGTGTAGTTTTCCACAGGTTTTTTCCACCCATAGTGTCAAGATTAATGCAACAAATGTGGACAACGAAAGGAAGTATTCTTGGGATTGCACGGACCTACCTGATCCAGCAACGGCATATGAACTAGCAGATGAATGTGAGGGCCACTGGATATCAGAGGATGAAGTTGAGGTGCAAGCATTTGCTGGGGTAGACTATAATCAGTACTTTGGAGGTGGTGTGATGTACTGGAATCCTTCTGATCATCCAGGGACGGTTTTCTCTCGCCCTCCTTCCCTTAGTTCTGATGATAGCTCATGGGCTTGGCGGGAAGCTGACATGAATAGGGCTGTCGATGATATGGTTGCATTTTCTTCTTCATATAGTACAAATGGTTTGACTTCACCTACTGCTTCCTTTTGTTCTCCTTTTGATCCTTTGGGATCAGGAAACCAGGCTCTTGGTTATGTTATGCCTGGAAGCGATGTACCAGGCAAGGTGCTGCATTCCTCATCAGCAATGACAGACACAGCAGCAGATGAGGAATCCTCTGGATCTTTGGCTGATGTAAATGGTGATGTTGAAGGGAAGACAGGAGACTCGCTTACTTATCCCATTTTACGGCCAATCATCATTCCAAACATTTCAAGAGAAAGGTCAAGAGAGTTTAAGCGTAGTTATGATCGCAGAAGCCCATGTGTTCCTCCTACAAGGCGTGAGCAACCTCGGATAAAGCGGCCACCATCGCCCGTGGTGCTTTCTGTTCCACAGGCCCCACGACCACCTCCACCCTCTCCTGTGAGTGACGCCAGGAAAAACAGGGGCTTTCCAACTGTTCGGTCTGGTAGCTCTAGCCCAAGGCACTGGGGTATGAGAGGATGGTTCCATGATGGAGCTAACTTGGAGGAAACTTGTTTGCGCATGGATGGTGCTGAAGTTGTTTGGCCTTTAAGAAGTAATAATATTTCTGGCCGTCCATTGATTCAAGCTCTTCCTGCACCCTTGTTGCAGGATCGATTGATTGCTATTTCTCAACTTGCTCGTGATCAAGAACAT CCAGATGTTGCATTGCCCCTACAACCGCCTGATTTGCATAACTGTCCTATCCGGAAGGTGTCTCTTTCTTTGATGCACAGCCTTGTCCACGATGACATTGACCTTTTCTGCAAGCAG GTGGCTGCAGAGAATATGGCTAGGAAGCCCTACATAAATTGGGCTGTTAAGCGGGTTACAAGGTCTCTCCAGGTACTTTGGCCCAGGTCCAGGACAAACATATTTGGTTCAACTGCAACCGGTTTGTCACTTCCAACAAGTGATGTGGACCTTGTGGTTTGTCTACCTCCTGTGAGGAACCTG GAACCCATTAAAGAAGCTGGGATATTGGAGGGGCGTAATGGTATCAAAGAAACATGCCTTCAG CATGCCGCTAGGTATCTCGTCAATCAGGATTGGGTCAAAAATGATTCTCTTAAGACTGTGGAAAATACAGCT ATACCTGTTATAATGCTTGTGGTGGAAGTTCCCCATGATCTCATTGTCTCATCTGCTTCCAATGTACAATCTCCAAAAGAAGAGCCACCTCCCATGTCTGGTGAGCATGGCACTAATGTGAACTCGAGTGTGGTTGCTTTAGAAGAATCTGTGGTGCCCAAATGCTCACAGATAAATGACGATGCTACAAAGGATTCAGTATCAGTTCGTATTGACATCAGTTTCAAATCTCCATCTCATACAGGACTCCAAACTACACAACTG GTCAAGGATCTCACTGAGCAGTTTCCAGCTGCTACACCCCTTGCTTTGGTACTGAAACAGTTCTTGGCAGATCGTAGCCTTGATCAGTCTTACTCTGGTGGCTTGAGTTCCTACTGTTTG GTATTACTTATTACACGTTTTCTTCAGCATGAGTATCATCTTGGCCGGCCCATCAACCAA AATTTTGGGAGCCTTCTGATGAATTTTCTCTACTTTTTTGG gAATGTGTTTGATCCTCGCCAAATGCGTATATCGGTACAGGGAAGTGGTGTTTATATTAAGAGGGAAAGAGGTTGTAG TATTGACCCGATACACATTGATGATCCCCTTTTTCCAACTAATAATGTGGGGCGTAATTGCTTCCGTATACATCAGTGTATCAAG GCATTTTCAGAAGCTCACTCTATTTTGGAGAATGAGTTGGCTTCTCTTCCCAATGACGGTGGTGATGATGCGTGCTCAAGGCCCCCATATAGACTTCTCTGGAAAATCATCCCAAGTATTGATCTATCGTAG